Proteins co-encoded in one Salvia splendens isolate huo1 chromosome 4, SspV2, whole genome shotgun sequence genomic window:
- the LOC121800417 gene encoding VAN3-binding protein isoform X1: MALAKMDSDCNPTLSLAHPETMDFLSHAWCDFAVQTLQPQTQDQSLVLHDSSIKIPDSEAKPPSVKANNSTKLDDGDNFLPPWKSNDVKSWIWMQQAMHPEVNYSSYFKRKWVSWKLAPFKQVPIKKWLKEMKQRRKEEQRLHKAEVHAAISVAGVAAALAALAAENSKHGERDESRAVASAAALVAAQCAKVAEAMGAKREQLSSVIGSAISGTTASEMVTLTAAAGTSIKGADTLKARSPCKNRLSGSSPVLPLEDGNEADFNFEKCREILAKGADLNIEMADEAGRYLLRSVAVILNNEGKVVLRMKKLNMLNAFTRQKESSVLDWHAELYKESEGRDTETGYLVVLSTNKGMVKLDMMSDYERYRTWSMTINHMLMLSTSFTKYELQFYKS, from the exons ATGGCCTTAGCAAAAATGGATTCAGACTGCAATCCAACACTCTCTCTAGCTCATCCGGAGACGATGGATTTCCTCTCCCACGCTTGGTGTGACTTCGCAGTTCAAACTCTGCAGCCTCAGACACAGGACCAATCACTCGTTCTTCACGACAGCTCAATAAAGATACCAGACAGCGAAGCGAAGCCTCCCTCTGTA AAGGCCAACAACAGTACAAAGTTAGATGATGGAGACAATTTCCTGCCTCCATGGAAATCCAACGACGTTAAG TCATGGATATGGATGCAACAAGCTATGCACCCAGAAGTTAATTATAGCAGTTACTTCAAAAGGAAATGG GTGTCATGGAAGCTCGCACCATTTAAACAAGTCCCGATCAAGAAATGGCTGAAAGAGATGAAGCAGAGGCGGAAAGAGGAGCAGAGATTACACAAGGCGGAGGTCCACGCAGCGATATCAGTAGCAGGCGTTGCAGCTGCACTGGCTGCATTAGCAGCAGAGAACTCAAAACATGGTGAGAGAGACGAGTCTCGTGCTGTGGCTTCTGCAGCAGCCTTGGTTGCTGCACAGTGTGCGAAGGTGGCTGAGGCGATGGGAGCCAAGAGGGAGCAGCTGAGCAGTGTGATAGGCTCAGCAATCAGCGGCACAACGGCCAGTGAGATGGTCACACTAACGGCCGCTGCTGGAACGT CAATAAAAGGAGCTGACACTCTCAAAGCCAGATCACCGTGCAAGAACAGATTAAGCGGGAGTTCACCTGTGCTACCACTCGAGGATGGTAATGAAGCTGATTTCAACTTCGAGAAATGCAGAGAAATTCTGGCCAAAGGTGCAGACCTCAATATTGAGATGGCAGATG AAGCAGGAAGGTATTTGCTGAGATCAGTGGCAGTGATCTTAAATAATGAAGGAAAG GTTGTTCTCAGGATGAAGAAGCTCAACATGCTAAACGCTTTTACTAGACAAAAAGAAA GTAGTGTCCTAGACTGGCATGCAGAGCTGTATAAAGAATCAGAAGGTAGGGATACTGAAACCGGCTACCTGGTCGTGTTATCCACGAACAAGGGGATGGTGAAGCTGGATATGATGAGTGATTATGAGCGCTACAGAACATGGTCTATGACTATAAATCACATGCTGATGCTTTCAACTTCATTTACCAAGTATGAGCTGCAATTCTACAAGAGTTGA
- the LOC121800417 gene encoding VAN3-binding protein isoform X2 translates to MALAKMDSDCNPTLSLAHPETMDFLSHAWCDFAVQTLQPQTQDQSLVLHDSSIKIPDSEAKPPSVKANNSTKLDDGDNFLPPWKSNDVKSWIWMQQAMHPEVNYSSYFKRKWVSWKLAPFKQVPIKKWLKEMKQRRKEEQRLHKAEVHAAISVAGVAAALAALAAENSKHGERDESRAVASAAALVAAQCAKVAEAMGAKREQLSSVIGSAISGTTASEMVTLTAAAGTSIKGADTLKARSPCKNRLSGSSPVLPLEDGNEADFNFEKCREILAKGADLNIEMADGRYLLRSVAVILNNEGKVVLRMKKLNMLNAFTRQKESSVLDWHAELYKESEGRDTETGYLVVLSTNKGMVKLDMMSDYERYRTWSMTINHMLMLSTSFTKYELQFYKS, encoded by the exons ATGGCCTTAGCAAAAATGGATTCAGACTGCAATCCAACACTCTCTCTAGCTCATCCGGAGACGATGGATTTCCTCTCCCACGCTTGGTGTGACTTCGCAGTTCAAACTCTGCAGCCTCAGACACAGGACCAATCACTCGTTCTTCACGACAGCTCAATAAAGATACCAGACAGCGAAGCGAAGCCTCCCTCTGTA AAGGCCAACAACAGTACAAAGTTAGATGATGGAGACAATTTCCTGCCTCCATGGAAATCCAACGACGTTAAG TCATGGATATGGATGCAACAAGCTATGCACCCAGAAGTTAATTATAGCAGTTACTTCAAAAGGAAATGG GTGTCATGGAAGCTCGCACCATTTAAACAAGTCCCGATCAAGAAATGGCTGAAAGAGATGAAGCAGAGGCGGAAAGAGGAGCAGAGATTACACAAGGCGGAGGTCCACGCAGCGATATCAGTAGCAGGCGTTGCAGCTGCACTGGCTGCATTAGCAGCAGAGAACTCAAAACATGGTGAGAGAGACGAGTCTCGTGCTGTGGCTTCTGCAGCAGCCTTGGTTGCTGCACAGTGTGCGAAGGTGGCTGAGGCGATGGGAGCCAAGAGGGAGCAGCTGAGCAGTGTGATAGGCTCAGCAATCAGCGGCACAACGGCCAGTGAGATGGTCACACTAACGGCCGCTGCTGGAACGT CAATAAAAGGAGCTGACACTCTCAAAGCCAGATCACCGTGCAAGAACAGATTAAGCGGGAGTTCACCTGTGCTACCACTCGAGGATGGTAATGAAGCTGATTTCAACTTCGAGAAATGCAGAGAAATTCTGGCCAAAGGTGCAGACCTCAATATTGAGATGGCAGATG GAAGGTATTTGCTGAGATCAGTGGCAGTGATCTTAAATAATGAAGGAAAG GTTGTTCTCAGGATGAAGAAGCTCAACATGCTAAACGCTTTTACTAGACAAAAAGAAA GTAGTGTCCTAGACTGGCATGCAGAGCTGTATAAAGAATCAGAAGGTAGGGATACTGAAACCGGCTACCTGGTCGTGTTATCCACGAACAAGGGGATGGTGAAGCTGGATATGATGAGTGATTATGAGCGCTACAGAACATGGTCTATGACTATAAATCACATGCTGATGCTTTCAACTTCATTTACCAAGTATGAGCTGCAATTCTACAAGAGTTGA
- the LOC121800418 gene encoding uncharacterized protein LOC121800418 produces the protein MLIYHTPTPPPPHGGAASLRRPSLALHCHLSDHQTTPQLATPLTLIDKSSLSVSAACSEAELLAAARLRVRTFYDFNEQTFRIEDRTRYLVEREYEALCERVAGKRKGFRKVSCINATLPISWMMNVSKDLCAACKFSQNGEDRVVVGTLDLNQCVGLPDEIVGMKPQAIGSDFARAYISNVCVAEELHRNGLGYELIAESKRVAEHWGISDLYVHVAVNNEAAKNLYLKSGFTVESDEPAWQARFFDRPRRLLLWTGLPITYQL, from the exons ATGTTGATCTACCACACTCCTACCCCTCCTCCTCCACACGGTGGCGCCGCCTCCCTCCGTCGCCCGTCGCTCGCTCTTCACTGCCACCTCTCCGACCACCAAACAACACCTCAATTGGCAACTCCCCTCACCCTCATCGACAAATCGTCGCTGTCTGTTTCAGCGGCGTGCTCGGAAGCCGAGCTCCTGGCCGCCGCTCGCCTCCGCGTCCGCACCTTCTACGACTTCAACGAGCAAACTTTCCGCATCGAA GATCGTACAAGGTACTTGGTTGAACGTGAGTATGAAGCACTATGTGAACGTGTAGCCGGAAAGAGAAAGGGATTTAGGAAAGTTTCCTGCATAAATGCTACATTGCCCATCTCATGGATGATGAATGTCTCCAAAGACTTGTGTGCTGCTTGTAAA TTTTCACAAAATGGAGAAGACAGAGTTGTTGTTGGGACACTGGATCTAAATCAGTGTGTTGGCCTTCCTGATGAAATAGTAGGAATGAAGCCTCAG GCGATTGGATCTGATTTTGCGAGGGCGTATATTAGCAACGTATGCGTAGCTGAAGAGTTGCATCGGAATGGTTTGGGCTATGAACTGATTGCAGAGTCTAAGAGGGTTGCGGAACACTGGG GAATAAGCGACTTATACGTTCATGTGGCTGTGAATAATGAGGCAGCTAAAAATCTCTACTTGAAAAGTGGCTTCACCGTAGAGAGTGATGAACCAGCGTGGCAAGCTAGGTTCTTCGATCGCCCCCGAAGGCTTCTTTTGTGGACAGGTCTTCCTATTACATACCAATTGTAA